The following proteins are encoded in a genomic region of Danio rerio strain Tuebingen ecotype United States chromosome 16, GRCz12tu, whole genome shotgun sequence:
- the LOC141375033 gene encoding uncharacterized protein isoform X1 has product MLAEIEDRLFICGADKRGKSPLYSINSVVGGRGVKRKAEDDFHSILGEGKPYALRKRIRVAELENTRDTEMSSYQEKTSSGGRGVKRKADDDFHSVLGEGKPYALRKRIKVAELENTRVDADTEASSSGGRGVKRKADDDFHSVLGEGKPYALRKRIRAAETSSDENSSSGQSPVTESHFSTVSSLKIHNTEASCNS; this is encoded by the exons atgttagcagagatCGAAGACCGATTGTTCATCTGTGGTGCAGACAAAAGAGGAAAGAGTCCCCTCTACAGCATTAACAGCGTAG taggaggaagaggagtgaagaggaaagcggaggatgattttcacagtattttaggTGAAGGCAAACCATACGCTTTGCGGAAACGCATCAGAGTTGCAGAGCTGGAGAACACAAGAGACACAGAGATGAGCAGCTATCAAGAGAAAACCAGCTCAG gaggaagaggagtgaagcggaaagcggatgatgattttcacagtgttttaggTGAAGGTAAACCTTATGCACTGCGCAAACGCATCAAAGTTGCTGAGCTGGAGAACACAAGAGTGGACGCCGACACAGAGgcgtccagctcag gaggaagaggagtgaagaggaaagcggatgatgattttcacagtgttttaggTGAAGGTAAACCTTATGCACTGCGGAAACGCATCAGAGCTGCTGAGACGTCCAGCGATGAGAACAGCAGCTCAGGTCAGTCTCCCGTTACAGAATCACACTTTTCTACAGTTTCATCACTTAAAATTCATAATACAGAGGCAAGCTGCAACTCTTAg
- the LOC141378245 gene encoding uncharacterized protein — protein sequence MILKIRSVLFIVLSSTLGGRGVKRKADDAFQSVSGGGKPSAHRKRIRVAELENTSVDADTEASSSGGRGVKRKADDDLQSDSDGVKPYALRKCIKAAETSSDENSRSEAPRALKRKAGCLDQDTVAAKRVKTAQIQHGGSSKTAAEDRSSAKDSSAAKDSSSAKDSSSGSLLDRYVLGKKLGEGYHGTVYLATRKSDGQKVAKKL from the exons atgattcttAAGATTAggagtgtattgttcattgtgttgtcatccacattaggaggaagaggagtgaagcggAAAGCAGATGATGCTTTTCAGAGTGTTTCTGGTGGAGGTAAACCATCTGCCCACCGGAAACGCATCAGAGTTGCTGAGCTGGAGAACACAAGTGTAGACGCCGACACAGAGgcgtccagctcag gaggaagaggagtgaagaggaaagcggatgatgatttgCAGAGTGATTCTGATGGAGTCAAACCATACGCTCTGCGGAAATGCATCAAAGCTGCAGAGACGTCCAGCGATGAGAACAGCCGCTCAG AAGCTCCAAGAGCACTGAAGAGGAAGGCTGGATGTCTGGATCAGGACACAGTTGCTGCAAAACGAGTGAAAACAGCCCAGATCCAACATGGCGGCAGCAGCAAAACTGCAGCAGAAGACAGaagctcagctaaagacagcagtgcagctaaagacagcagctcagctaaagacagcagctcag GATCTTTACTTGACAGATATGTGCTTGGGAAGAAGCTGGGAGAGGGATACCATGGCACTGTCTATCTGGCTACACGGAAATCTGACGGCCAGAAG GTTGCCAAAAAATTGTGA
- the LOC101885342 gene encoding serine/threonine-protein kinase pim-2, producing the protein MEKSMLHVPGPSGQRRPPCRQRIGPSPGSVEAKYDLKENIGAGCYGNVYRGIRKVDGKQFIIKSTTSEVDSNVPGYPLPIPIEVAMMTIVRDPPSPLLIKLQEWFLVKVEKLPRGKVCKTIMLVMEYLGPCRTLEDFLQKHQHLEERVARTLILQIVKAAQECLRRKICHHDIHDCNILVIDRPLQIKLIDFGCGMHICHDPKKYPPDTRISPKKAVKNTVKQLFGIMREIEKQCSSIPEEFMAFMNTCITLGDDDQRLQTVQQILDQPWLKNQ; encoded by the exons atggaaaaaagtatGTTACATGTTCCCGGTCCTTCCGGACAAAGAAGACCGCCATGTAGACAGAGGATAGGGCCTTCTCCTGGTTCTG TGGAAGCAAAATATGACCTGAAAGAAAATATTGGAGCTGGCTGCTACGGCAATGTCTATCGTGGTATCAGAAAAGTGGACGGCAAACAG TTTATCATCAAGTCGACTACTTCAGAAGTTGACAGCAATGTG CCTGGATATCCGTTACCCATACCAATCGAAGTGGCCATGATGACAATTGTGAGAGATCCCCCCAGCCCGCTGCTCATCAAGCTCCAGGAATGGTTTTTAGTTAAAGTGGAGAAATTGCCAAGAGGA AAAGTGTGTAAGACAATAATGTTGGTGATGGAGTATCTCGGCCCGTGCAGAACACTGGAGGATTTCCTGCAGAAGCACCAACACCTGGAGGAGAGAGTCGCGCGTACGCTTATCCtgcagattgtcaaagcagcgcaGGAGTGCTTGAGGCGGAAAATTTGTCATCATGATATTCATGATTGTAATATCCTCGTCATCGACCGGCCTCTGCAAATCAAGCTAATTGATTTTGGCTGTGGGATGCACATCTGTCATG ATCCAAAGAAATACCCACCAGACACAAGGATATCTCCAAAGAAGGCAGTTAAAAACACAGTGAAGCAGCTGTTTGGCATCATGCGGGAAATAGAAAAACAATGTTCCAGCATACCTGAAG aaTTCATGGCATTTATGAATACCTGCATTACCCTTGGGGATGATGATCAGAGACTGCAAACAGTGCAGCAGATTCTGGATCAGCCATGGCTaaaaaaccaataa